In the genome of Dromiciops gliroides isolate mDroGli1 chromosome 1, mDroGli1.pri, whole genome shotgun sequence, the window TAAAAAAGTACGCTCAAACTTGGTGATTTTACTGGGATCCATTTTGTCGAGATACCCTCTTACCCCAGCATAGATGACCGCCACCTGTTCTTCAATCGCCATGGGAGCATATTGGCCTTGTTTTAGCAACTCAGTTAGACGTATCCCACGATTCAGCAGTTGTTGAGTGGCAGGGTCTAGGTCAGTCCCAAACTGAGCAAAAGCAGCCACTTCACGGTACTGAGCCAGCTCTAGCTTCATTGTACTTGCTACCTGCTTCATGGCCTTAGTTTGAGCAGCAGACCCAACACGGGACACAGACAGACCAACATTAATGGCAGGCCGGATACCTTTGTAGAACAATTCTGTTTCCAAAAAGATCTGTCCGTCAGTGATAGAGATGACATTGGTCGGAATGTAAGCAGATACGTCCCCAGCTTGGGTTTCAATGACTGGTAAGGCAGTTAAGGAGCCACCACCAAAAGTGCTGTTCATTTTGGCTGATCTCTCTAACAAACGGGAGTGTAGGTAGAAGACATCACCGGGGTAAGCTTCACGACCGGGTGGGCGACGGAGCAGCAGAGACATCTGGCGGTAGGCAACTGCCTGCTTGGATAAGTCATCATAGATTATTAGAGCATGTTTACCATTATCCCGGAAATATTCTCCCATTGAGCAGCCCGCATAAGGAGCCAGGTACTGAAGTGGGGCAGCATCAGAAGCAGTGGCTGAAACCACAATGGTGTACTTCATGGCACCTGCATCTGAAAGTCTCTTCACCAGTTGGGCAACAGTGGATCTTTTTTGACCAATAGCAACATAGATACAATATAACTTCTTATTTTCATCAGTTCCATCATTAAAACGTTTCTGGTTAATGATTGTTGCAATAGCAATCGATGTTTTGCCAGTCTGTCTATCGCCAATAATCAGCTCCCGCTGACCACGGCCAATTGGTACCAAACTGTCTACAGCCTTAATGCCAGTTTGCATAGGCTCAGATACAGAGATTCTGGGAATTATTCCAGGAGCTTTCACACCAACTCTTCTACGTTTGTTGGCTTTAGTTGGACCCTTTCCATCAATGGGATTGCCCAGAGCATCTACAACACGACCCAACAACTCCTCACCAACTGGAACATCTACAATGGCTCCTGTCCTCTTCACAGCATCTCCTTCCTTAATGAGTTTATCATTTCCAAATACAACAATACCAACATTGTCAGGTTCCAGGTTGAGGGACATACCTTTTAGGCCTGAAGAAAATTCCACCATTTCTTCGGCTTGAACATTCCTTAGCCCATATACACGGGCAATACCATCACCAATAGTCATGACACGCCCAGACTCTTGAAAGTCAACAGAGGTTTCAGTTTCCAGAAGTTGTGATTCAAAGATAGAAAGTAGCTTGGAAGTGCCTCCCTTAGAGGTATGGATGTTCTTCTGAGCAAGAAAGGCTGCCCCCAGGGCATTTCTGGAGACTAGCCTGGCTTGGTGGAGGAAGGCATGGGCCAGGCCCGTAGCTACCCTTATGGAGAGCATCTTTGCAGCTCCTTATC includes:
- the LOC122736629 gene encoding ATP synthase subunit alpha, mitochondrial-like, which translates into the protein MLSIRVATGLAHAFLHQARLVSRNALGAAFLAQKNIHTSKGGTSKLLSIFESQLLETETSVDFQESGRVMTIGDGIARVYGLRNVQAEEMVEFSSGLKGMSLNLEPDNVGIVVFGNDKLIKEGDAVKRTGAIVDVPVGEELLGRVVDALGNPIDGKGPTKANKRRRVGVKAPGIIPRISVSEPMQTGIKAVDSLVPIGRGQRELIIGDRQTGKTSIAIATIINQKRFNDGTDENKKLYCIYVAIGQKRSTVAQLVKRLSDAGAMKYTIVVSATASDAAPLQYLAPYAGCSMGEYFRDNGKHALIIYDDLSKQAVAYRQMSLLLRRPPGREAYPGDVFYLHSRLLERSAKMNSTFGGGSLTALPVIETQAGDVSAYIPTNVISITDGQIFLETELFYKGIRPAINVGLSVSRVGSAAQTKAMKQVASTMKLELAQYREVAAFAQFGTDLDPATQQLLNRGIRLTELLKQGQYAPMAIEEQVAVIYAGVRGYLDKMDPSKITKFERTFLAHVIKKHQPLLTNIKKDGMISEESEKNLKNVVKNFLAEFTD